Proteins encoded within one genomic window of Ideonella dechloratans:
- a CDS encoding YbdK family carboxylate-amine ligase: MRFAASEPLTLGLELELQVVSPRTGQLSPSGHALWEALQRSPQGRHFAQEATQATIELNASVHQAARTLREEVHALVAQAQAVAGEQGLALRGGGTHVAQFWNERVLSPTDRAQVLDRRFGFLPKRFSTYGMHVHVGMPDAESAVRVANVLQAHTPLFIALSAASPFLQHGDSGFAACRPLEPLVYPHGGPMPHLLDWAHFESLVQEFCDTGIAESLKDIYWDVRPKPEFGTVEVRVFDTPLSVDKAVNLAAWTRALAGLALHGQLALPQPRRHVTEGKVSRFLACRDGLQARLFDPVQGRWVIARDWALALSDRMATHAPTPMDEAALAALRRSCAGEEDHARMRALWRSLSPSGGLPEGSAPCGDALAAYSAALCAQLGGGA; the protein is encoded by the coding sequence ATGCGTTTTGCCGCATCCGAGCCCCTGACCCTGGGACTGGAGCTGGAGCTCCAGGTGGTGTCGCCCCGCACCGGCCAGCTCTCGCCCTCGGGCCATGCGCTGTGGGAGGCCCTGCAGCGCAGCCCGCAGGGCCGGCACTTCGCCCAGGAGGCCACCCAGGCCACCATCGAGCTCAACGCCTCGGTGCACCAGGCGGCCCGGACCCTGCGCGAGGAGGTGCATGCGCTGGTGGCGCAGGCCCAGGCGGTGGCCGGCGAGCAGGGCCTGGCGCTGCGCGGCGGCGGCACGCACGTGGCCCAGTTCTGGAACGAGCGGGTGCTCTCGCCCACCGACCGCGCCCAGGTGCTGGATCGGCGCTTCGGCTTCCTGCCCAAGCGCTTCTCCACCTACGGCATGCACGTGCATGTGGGCATGCCCGACGCCGAGAGCGCAGTGCGGGTGGCCAATGTGCTGCAGGCCCACACGCCACTGTTCATCGCCCTGTCGGCCGCCTCGCCCTTCCTGCAGCACGGCGACTCGGGCTTTGCCGCCTGCCGCCCGCTGGAGCCGCTGGTCTATCCGCACGGCGGGCCCATGCCCCACCTGCTGGACTGGGCGCACTTCGAATCGCTGGTGCAGGAGTTCTGCGACACCGGCATCGCCGAGTCGCTCAAGGACATCTACTGGGACGTGCGGCCCAAACCCGAGTTCGGCACGGTGGAGGTGCGGGTCTTCGACACGCCGCTGAGCGTGGACAAGGCGGTGAACCTGGCCGCCTGGACGCGGGCGCTGGCCGGCCTGGCGCTGCACGGCCAGCTGGCACTGCCCCAGCCCCGGCGCCATGTCACCGAAGGCAAGGTCAGCCGCTTCCTGGCCTGCCGCGACGGCCTGCAGGCCCGCCTCTTCGACCCGGTGCAGGGCCGGTGGGTGATCGCGCGCGACTGGGCCCTGGCCCTGTCGGACCGGATGGCCACGCACGCGCCCACGCCGATGGACGAGGCCGCCCTGGCCGCGCTGCGCCGCAGTTGCGCCGGCGAGGAGGACCACGCCCGGATGCGCGCGCTCTGGCGCAGCCTCTCGCCCTCGGGCGGCCTGCCCGAGGGCTCGGCCCCCTGCGGCGACGCCCTGGCGGCCTACTCGGCGGCGCTGTGCGCCCAGCTCGGCGGCGGCGCATAA